A genomic window from Carassius auratus strain Wakin unplaced genomic scaffold, ASM336829v1 scaf_tig00214205, whole genome shotgun sequence includes:
- the LOC113091522 gene encoding gastrula zinc finger protein XlCGF8.2DB-like isoform X3: protein MTAELGNRLRHTLRFRLSLFFFLFIVLILNRTVFKHRKTIAEETETHNIIKMEFIKEEREDVKIEDTFRVKHEETETHNIIKMEFIKEEREEMKIEDTFGVKHKDTEGQTKMDFIKEEREDVKIETLRVKQEETETQTDLKEESVELKEMQDKNHYKKQHEFITGQKSFSCSKTAKTSSRKRARKTRSRSNFTCQQCGKSFSHQGKLEVHMRIHTGEKPFICKQCGKSFNEHGNLRVHMRIHTEEKPFTCSQCGKRFTHKSTFNAHMTIHTGEKPYTCKLCGNNFVGKGSFNMHMRIHTGEKPYTCSQCGKSFTQQGNFKRHKRVHTGEKPFTCKLCGNSFTRQTSFNGHMRIHTREKH from the exons ATGACTGCTGAACTAGGGAACAGATTGAGACACACCCTGAGATTTAGATTGAgtctatttttctttctgttcatTGTTCTCATCTTAAACAGGACAGTGTTCAAACACAGAAAAACTATTGCTGAAGAGACTGAGACACACAATAttataaagatggagtttattaaagaggagagagaagatgTGAAGATTGAAGacacattcagagtcaaacatgaagagacTGAGACACACAATAttataaagatggagtttattaaagaggagagagaagagatGAAGATTGAAGACACATTCGGAGTCAAACATAAAGATACTGAGGGGCAAACAAAGATGgattttattaaagaggagagagaagatgTGAAGATTGAAACATTAAGAGTCAAACAAGAAGAAACTGAGAcacaaacag ACCTGAAAGAAGAGAGTGTAGAACTGAAAGAAATGCAAgataaaaatcattacaaaaagcAACATGAATTCATAACTGGACAAAAATCATTTAGTTGCTCAAAGACAGCAAAGACTTCCTCACGAAAAAGAGCTCGAAAGACTAGATCTAGAAGTaatttcacctgccaacagtgtggaaagagtttcagccATCAAGGAaaacttgaagtccacatgagaattcacactggagagaagcctttcatctgcaaacaatgtggaaagagtttcaatgAACATGGAAATCTTAGAgtccacatgaggattcacaccGAGGAGAAGCCTTTCACCTGCTCTCAATGTGGAAAGAGATTTACTCATAAAAGCACTTTCAATGCCCACATGActattcacaccggagagaagccttacacctgCAAACTGTGTGGGAATAATTTTGTTGGAAAAGGAAGCTTTAACAtgcacatgaggattcacactggTGAGAAGCCTTACacttgctctcagtgtggaaagagtttcactcaaCAAGGAAACTTTAAGAGGCACaagagagttcacactggagagaagccattcaCATGTAAACTGTGTGGAAACAGTTTCACACGACAAACAAGCTTTAACgggcacatgagaattcacaccaGAGAGAAGCATTAA
- the LOC113091522 gene encoding gastrula zinc finger protein XlCGF8.2DB-like isoform X4: MEFIKEEREDVKSEDTFRVKHEETETHNIIKMEFIKEEREDVKIEDTFRVKHEETETHNIIKMEFIKEEREEMKIEDTFGVKHKDTEGQTKMDFIKEEREDVKIETLRVKQEETETQTDLKEESVELKEMQDKNHYKKQHEFITGQKSFSCSKTAKTSSRKRARKTRSRSNFTCQQCGKSFSHQGKLEVHMRIHTGEKPFICKQCGKSFNEHGNLRVHMRIHTEEKPFTCSQCGKRFTHKSTFNAHMTIHTGEKPYTCKLCGNNFVGKGSFNMHMRIHTGEKPYTCSQCGKSFTQQGNFKRHKRVHTGEKPFTCKLCGNSFTRQTSFNGHMRIHTREKH, translated from the exons TGAAGAGACTGAGACACACAATAttataaagatggagtttattaaagaggagagagaagatgTGAAGATTGAAGacacattcagagtcaaacatgaagagacTGAGACACACAATAttataaagatggagtttattaaagaggagagagaagagatGAAGATTGAAGACACATTCGGAGTCAAACATAAAGATACTGAGGGGCAAACAAAGATGgattttattaaagaggagagagaagatgTGAAGATTGAAACATTAAGAGTCAAACAAGAAGAAACTGAGAcacaaacag ACCTGAAAGAAGAGAGTGTAGAACTGAAAGAAATGCAAgataaaaatcattacaaaaagcAACATGAATTCATAACTGGACAAAAATCATTTAGTTGCTCAAAGACAGCAAAGACTTCCTCACGAAAAAGAGCTCGAAAGACTAGATCTAGAAGTaatttcacctgccaacagtgtggaaagagtttcagccATCAAGGAaaacttgaagtccacatgagaattcacactggagagaagcctttcatctgcaaacaatgtggaaagagtttcaatgAACATGGAAATCTTAGAgtccacatgaggattcacaccGAGGAGAAGCCTTTCACCTGCTCTCAATGTGGAAAGAGATTTACTCATAAAAGCACTTTCAATGCCCACATGActattcacaccggagagaagccttacacctgCAAACTGTGTGGGAATAATTTTGTTGGAAAAGGAAGCTTTAACAtgcacatgaggattcacactggTGAGAAGCCTTACacttgctctcagtgtggaaagagtttcactcaaCAAGGAAACTTTAAGAGGCACaagagagttcacactggagagaagccattcaCATGTAAACTGTGTGGAAACAGTTTCACACGACAAACAAGCTTTAACgggcacatgagaattcacaccaGAGAGAAGCATTAA
- the LOC113091513 gene encoding repetitive proline-rich cell wall protein-like yields MRVPGKPNNDMYTTIPRNCSNSFMAWNINLFYFIFILRLFVIVKRQFYKPPASDQSQLYKPAIQPPASDQSQLYKPAIQLPASDQSQFYKPAIQPPASDQSQFYKPPIQLPAIDQSQFYKPPVQPPASDQSQFYKPPIQLPAIDQSQFYKPPVQPPASDQSQFYKPASQPPASDQSQFYKPPSQPPASDQFLFYQPASQPPASDQSLFYKPAIQPPASDQSQFYKPPSQPPASDQFHFYQPATK; encoded by the exons ATGCGGGTGCCTGGTAAACCAAACAATGACATGTACACCACAATCCCCAGGAACTGCTCCAATTCTTTTATG GCGTGGAACATCAACCTCTTCtacttcatcttcatcctcagACTCTTTGTCATTGTCAAGAGACAG TTCTACAAGCCACCAGCAAGTGACCAATCTCAGCTCTACAAGCCAGCTATTCAGCCACCAGCAAGTGACCAATCTCAGCTCTACAAGCCAGCTATTCAGCTACCAGCAAGTGACCAATCTCAGTTCTACAAGCCAGCTATTCAGCCACCAGCAAGTGACCAATCTCAGTTCTACAAGCCACCTATTCAGCTACCAGCAATTGACCAATCTCAGTTCTACAAGCCACCTGTTCAGCCACCAGCAAGTGACCAATCTCAGTTCTACAAGCCACCTATTCAGCTACCAGCAATTGACCAATCTCAGTTCTACAAGCCACCTGTTCAGCCACCAGCAAGTGACCAATCTCAGTTCTACAAGCCAGCTAGTCAGCCACCAGCAAGTGACCAATCCCAGTTCTACAAGCCACCTAGTCAGCCACCAGCAAGTGACCAATTTCTTTTCTACCAACCAGCTAGTCAGCCACCAGCAAGTGACCAATCCCTGTTTTACAAGCCAGCTATTCAGCCACCAGCAAGTGACCAATCCCAGTTCTACAAGCCACCTAGTCAGCCACCAGCAAGTGACCAATTTCATTTCTACCAACCAGCTA CTAAATAG